The proteins below come from a single Eucalyptus grandis isolate ANBG69807.140 chromosome 3, ASM1654582v1, whole genome shotgun sequence genomic window:
- the LOC104438999 gene encoding beta-galactosidase 15, with protein sequence MAPLKVVLSLSAILFFFLSSAHAVEVSHDGRAITIDGKRRVLLSGSIHYPRSTAEMWPDLIKKAKEGGLDAIETYVFWDVHEPARRQYDFNGNLDLIRFLKTVQDAGLYAVLRIGPYVCAEWNYGGFPVWLHNLPGVKLRTANDVFMNEMKNFTTLIVNMAKQESLFASQGGPIILAQIENEYGNVISAYGDAGKAYIDWCANMAVSQDIGVPWIMCQQSDAPQPMINTCNGWYCDQFTPNNPDSPKMWTENWTGWFKSWGGVDPHRTAEDLAFSVARFFQTGGTFQNYYMYHGGTNFGRTAGGPYITTSYDYDAPLDEYGNLNQPKWGHLKELHDMLHSVEGTLTTGNITNVDLGNSVYATVYATPGQSTCFLGNTNSTSDATFVFQGKQFTVPAWSVSILPDCQNEGYNTAKVNVQSSVMVMEPNKAESEPESLSWTWRPEIADDQVTLGKGRVAAHRLVDQKDAANGASDYLWYMTSVNLKDDDPVWSDNMTLRVNCTGQILHAYVNGNYLGSQWALYGNFHYVFEKNVKLNPGKNLISLLSVTIGLQNYGPMFDLVQNGVPGPVEIEGRKGDERVIKDLSGHLWSYKVGLHGINHKFFSIDPALDSASASKWQSKDLPTNRSLSWYKTTFKAPLGTDPVVVDLQGLGKGEAWVNGKSIGRYWPSYDASLDGCSTDPCDYRGAYDNTKCVTNCGRPTQRWYHVPRSFMEEDVNTLVLFEEFGGNPSLVNFQTVSVGSACANAHEKKTLKLACQGRPISAVKFASFGDPQGSCGSFAKGSCEGSNDAVAILQNACVGKESCSIDVSEKTFGSTTCGSTKRLAVEVSC encoded by the exons ATGGCTCCTCTCAAGGTCGTGCTCTCTCTTTCGgctattctcttcttcttcctttcatcTGCGCACGCTGTAGAAGTCTCTCATGATGGCAGAGCCATCACCATCGATGGCAAGAGGAGGGTTTTGTTGTCCGGCTCCATTCACTACCCGCGGTCGACTGCCGAA atgTGGCCCGATCTGATCAAGAAGGCAAAAGAAGGCGGATTGGATGCGATCGAGACATACGTCTTTTGGGACGTCCACGAGCCGGCTCGTCGTCAGTACGATTTTAACGGGAATTTGGACCTCATAAGGTTCTTGAAAACCGTGCAGGACGCAGGTCTTTACGCGGTTCTCCGGATTGGACCTTACGTATGTGCGGAATGGAATTACGG AGGATTCCCCGTATGGTTGCACAATCTGCCCGGTGTCAAGTTGCGAACAGCCAATGATGTTTTCATG AACGAGATGAAAAACTTCACGACTTTGATCGTGAACATGGCGAAGCAGGAGAGCCTTTTCGCATCACAGGGAGGTCCCATCATCCTTGCTCAG attGAAAACGAGTACGGCAATGTGATATCTGCCTATGGAGATGCTGGGAAAGCTTATATCGATTGGTGTGCGAACATGGCTGTGTCGCAAGACATCGGTGTTCCGTGGATTATGTGCCAACAAAGCGACGCTCCACAACCCATG ATTAACACGTGTAACGGTTGGTATTGCGACCAATTCACTCCAAACAATCCCGACAGCCCTAAAATGTGGACTGAAAACTGGACTGGCTG GTTCAAGAGTTGGGGCGGGGTGGACCCACACAGGACGGCGGAGGACTTGGCGTTCTCCGTCGCTAGGTTTTTCCAGACCGGAGGCACATTCCAAAATTACTACATG TATCATGGCGGTACCAATTTCGGTAGAACAGCCGGGGGCCCATACATCACGACCTCCTACGACTACGATGCGCCTCTCGATGAATACG GCAATCTAAATCAGCCGAAATGGGGTCATCTGAAGGAGCTGCATGATATGCTGCACTCGGTCGAGGGCACCCTGACCACTGGCAACATCACCAACGTTGATCTCGGCAACTCGGTCTAT GCCACGGTTTACGCAACACCGGGGCAATCGACTTGCTTCCTGGGGAACACGAACTCGACTTCCGACGCCACCTTCGTCTTCCAAGGCAAGCAGTTCACGGTCCCGGCGTGGTCGGTCAGCATCCTCCCCGACTGCCAGAACGAAGGGTACAACACCGCCAAG GTGAATGTGCAAAGTTCAGTGATGGTGATGGAGCCGAACAAGGCCGAGAGCGAACCCGAGTCCTTGAGCTGGACGTGGAGGCCCGAGATCGCGGACGACCAGGTCACGCTCGGAAAGGGACGTGTTGCTGCTCATCGACTTGTAGACCAGAAAGATGCTGCTAATGGTGCTAGTGATTATCTGTGGTACATGACCAG TGTCAACCTGAAAGACGACGACCCGGTTTGGAGCGACAACATGACCCTCCGAGTGAATTGCACCGGCCAGATACTTCATGCCTATGTCAACGGAAACTACCTCG GTTCTCAATGGGCGCTATATGGAAATTTCCACTACGTTTTCGAGAAGAATGTTAAGTTGAATCCAGGAAAGAATCTGATCTCCTTGCTTAGCGTAACCATTGGACTCCAG AATTACGGTCCGATGTTCGATCTAGTTCAAAACGGGGTCCCTGGCCCGGTGGAGATCGAGGGAAGGAAAGGCGACGAGAGAGTGATCAAGGACTTGTCGGGTCACCTGTGGTCCTACAAGGTCGGGCTACACGGCATCAACCACAAGTTCTTCAGCATCGACCCGGCCCTGGACTCAGCGTCGGCCTCTAAATGGCAAAGCAAGGACCTTCCCACCAACAGGTCCTTGTCTTGGTACAAG ACCACGTTCAAAGCGCCGCTAGGGACAGACCCGGTGGTGGTGGACTTGCAAGGATTGGGCAAGGGCGAGGCGTGGGTCAACGGCAAGAGCATCGGCCGCTACTGGCCGAGCTACGACGCCAGTCTAGACGGCTGCAGCACCGACCCTTGCGACTACCGCGGCGCTTACGACAACACCAAGTGCGTCACCAACTGCGGTCGCCCCACTCAAAGATG GTACCATGTCCCGAGATCGTTCATGGAGGAGGACGTGAACACGCTGGTGCTGTTCGAGGAATTCGGTGGCAACCCCTCCCTGGTGAACTTCCAAACGGTCAGCGTCGGCTCCGCCTGCGCCAACGCCCACGAGAAGAAGACCCTCAAGCTCGCGTGCCAGGGCCGTCCCATCTCGGCTGTCAAGTTCGCCAGCTTCGGCGATCCGCAGGGCTCGTGCGGGTCTTTCGCGAAGGGCAGCTGTGAGGGGAGCAACGACGCAGTGGCCATCCTCCAAAAC GCTTGTGTCGGCAAGGAGAGCTGTTCCATCGACGTCTCCGAGAAAACCTTTGGCTCGACGACTTGCGGATCCACCAAGAGGCTGGCTGTGGAGGTCTCCTGCTGA